The genomic segment CGTCTTTACCGACACTGGTGCAGCCATTGCCGTGGATGCGCTTGGGCAAGCTTACGTTACGGGCCGCGCGACCGTCTTTCCCTACGTCAATCCCATCTTTCAAGCGCAATCCACGGATGCCTTTGTCGCCAAACTCGCGCTCGCACCTGAACTGGCAATCACCCTGACTGCCGCATCCAACCCCGTCACCTTCGGCAATAACCTGAGCTATACGCTGACCGTCACCAACAATGGCGACAACAAAGGGACAGGCGTCAGCGCCACCTTCACGCCTCCCGCTGGGGCGCAACCGGTTTCGGCGGCCGCAAGTCAGGGCATGTGTAGCAACACCGCGAACGATATGTTGAATTGCACTCTCGGTGAATTGAACCCGGAAGCACAGGCGGCCATCACTATCATCGTCAAACCGCCCGCCGTCCGCACCGTCACGGCCAGCGCCAGCGTGCGCGCCAATGAACCCGAAGCGAATTTGCTCAACAACAATGCGTCCGCCAGTTCCGAAGTGGATTTTGTCGAACTGAGTTTGCAAAACAGTTTGCTTTACAACCTGGCCGCACCGGGCAGCCGCCTCACTTATGTGCTGCGCGTCACCAACAACAGCGGCAGCACGGCCAGCAATGTCGTCATCACCGACACACTGCCGCTGCAACTGACCTTCGCTTCTTGCCGCTCACTGGATGGCGGTGTCTGCGGTGGCACGGGCAACACGCGCATGATTACATTCCCCACGCTGCCTGTCGGTGAGAGCAGAACCGCCTTCATCACTGCGACCGTCAACAGCAATGTGCCGTCAGGCACGGTTATCAACAACCCAGCCAACGTTGCGGCTACGCTGATTGACGCCGCGCCGGGCAACAACACGGCCAGCGCCGGCAGCACGGTGGCGGCCACGCTACTGTCCCTCAAAAACAACGGTAAGTTTGCCTACACCGAAAACTCTCAAATCCTCACCACACCTCCAGGCGGTGGTGAATACACTCCTATTCAATTCGGCTCCGCACCCCTATGGTCGCCCGACGGCACGCAACTGCTTTTCCAGTACGGCGGCGGTTGGGCGATAGCGAATGCCGACGGCACTGGCGCGCGCCGGCTTCTGGCCGCGAGCAGTTCCAGCCAATCGCCAACCTGGTCGCCCGGCGGTCAGTGGCTCGCCTTTCCTCGCAATAGCGACCTTTTCGTGGTCAACCAGGAAGGCGCCAACGAAACGCTGTTGCTGCCCGGCATCGGCGCGCTCGCGCATTTAACTTGGTCTCCGGATGGCTCGAGTTTCGCCTTTGTACAAGCGGGCGATCTTTACACCATCAACATTGACGGCAGCGGACGGCAGCAACTTACCAACTGGCCCGGTGAAGAAAGCGCGCCACGCTGGTCGCCCGACGGCCGGCAATTGCTCTTTGTCGGCCTACCGCCCGGTTCTAGTTTCTACACCCTCTACCGCATCAACGCCGATGGCAGCGATCCACAGCGCATGGTCAATGGCGGGACGTATTTCGCCACGCCGGTCTGGTCGCCCGACGGCACGCAGATCGCTTTCGTCGCCGCCGAATTGCCAGGTGGAACGAGCACACCACAGCTTTACCGCATGAACTTGGACGGCACGGGCTTGGTTAATCTCACACTCTTTCGTGCCGCCAGTTCCTGCGATTGGCAGCCGTTGCCTGCCAATACTCCCCTCACGCCTGGCCCGCTGCCGCAGACTTACACCATCAGTGGACGCCTCACGACCAACACAGCCAACGCCGAACCAGTCAATGCGTTGGTGCGCCTGACTGGCACACGCGACGGCACGGTCACCACCGAAAGCGATGGTTCGTTCACGCTCGGCAATCTGCCCGCGGGCGGCCATTACACAGTGACGCCCGCCAGTCGCGGCATCACCTACGCCTTTAATCCCATCGCACGCAGCTTCGAGAATTTGCGCCAGCACGCGGTGGCCGACTTCCGCGCGGCGCGGGACACCTACAGCATCAGCGGATTGATTACCGACACCGCTGCCACGCCGTTGGCTGGTGTCGCAGTCACCTTGACGGCCAGCCCGTTGTTTACGACCTTCGCCACCACGACCACCAACGCCGAAGGCCGCTATACGTTCGCGGGCTTGCCCGGCGGCGAAGGCTATATCGTCACGCCCACGGCCACCTTCATCGCCAACTTTCAACCGCGTATTGCCAGCATCCAGCCGCTCAATCGCAACTTCACAGCCAATTTCACCGGCACCCGCCATCAGCCCTTCACCATTCGCGGCAAAATCGCCGAGGCGAGCGGAGCGCCCAGTGCGGGTGTGCTAGTCACGTTGAGCGGCGGCAGCCAGCCATTGACGACCACCACAGACACACAAGGCAATTATGCGTTCGCCAATCTGGTCGAAGCTGCCGATTACACGCTGACGCCGCAGAAAGCCGGACTGCGCTTTGCTCCTGTCAGCCGCGCGCTGAACCAACCGCGCAGTGACCGCAACGTGAATTTCACGGCTGGCGCGGGTGTGCTGACGGCAATCTCCGCCGCCAGTTATCAAACCATGCTAGGGCAGGATTCGATCATCGCCGCCTTTGGCACAGGCCTGGCAACGGCGCTGCAAACTGCCACTACCACGCCACTGCCGATGAGCCTGGCTGGCGTGACACTCACGGTGCAGGACAATGAAGGTGTCGAACGCCCGGCCCCGCTCTTTTTCGTAGCGCCGACGCAACTCAACTTCCTGTTACCCGCTGGCACGAGCGTTGGCACGGCCAGTTTCACCGTCACGCAGAATCAACGCATCGTTGCCGCCGGTACGGCGCTGATTCGCCGCAACGCGCCTGGCTTCTTTGCGGCCAATGCCAGTGGAGGCGGCGTCGCGGCAGCGTTGCTAGCGCGGCTGACCGTCACCGGGCAATTGCAATATGACCCGGTCGCGCGCTTCGATCCGCAACTAAACCGTTTCGTACCGATCCCAATAGACATCTCGCAACCCTTCGCGCCTGAACTCGTGCTGTTCGGCACTGGTTTCCGTTACGCGCGCGACACTGGCGCCACACCGCCTGACTTCAGCTTGAAAATCGGCGGTACCGCAGCTCAAGCCACCTTTGTTGGCGCACAAGGTTCGCTGGCTGGCCTGGATCAACTCAACCTAGCCTTGCCGCTAAACCTAGCCGGACGCGGCGTCGTGGACGTCGTTTTGACTGTCGAAGGGCGCGTCGCCAATACTGTGCAAATCGCAATCAAGTAACGGCAAGTAACGCAGTTTTATGGATAACGTTTATCAACGGCTCAAACAAACGCCTGAACAACTCTTTCTGCTCGCCGGCCCTTGCGTCATCGAATCTGAATCACACGCGCTGAAAATGGCCGCAGCCATCAATGACATCGCGCAACGGCTGAACATCCCCTACGTCTTCAAAGCCTCTTATGACAAAGCCAACCGCACATCCGGCGCGGCCTTTCGCGGCCTGGGGCTGGACGAAGGCTTGCGCATCCTGCAAAAGATCAAGCGCGAGATCGGCGTCCCCGTGCTGACCGATGTGCACGAATCCGCCCAAGTGCCCGCCGTTGCTGAGGTCGCAGACATCCTGCAAATCCCCGCCTTCCTGTGCCGCCAAACTGATCTGCTGAGCGCCGCCGCCAACAGCGGACGCATCGTCAACGTCAAGAAGGGGCAGTTCCTCTCACCTTGGGAAATGAAAAACATCGTCGAGAAGCTGGAAGCTCACAACTGCCGCGAGATCATGCTGACCGAACGCGGATCAAGTTTCGGCTACAACAACCTGGTCGTGGATATGCGCGGCTTGCCGGTAATGCGCGGCTTTGGCTATCCGGTGGTTTACGATGCGACGCATAGTTTGCAATTGCCCGGCGGCGCGGGCGCGGCGACAGGTGGGTTGCGCGAATACATTCCCCACTTGGCGCGCGCGGCGGTGGCGTGTGGGGTTGACGGCTTGTTTATGGAAGTTCACGATCAGCCCGAACGGGCGTTGAGCGATGCGGCGACGCAATTCCCGCTCGACAAACTGCAGCCGTTGCTGGAAAAATTGCTCAAGCTTCACGCGCTGGCTCGTTCATAGTTTTTGTAAGCCGCAATGAATGATGGCCAGGACGATAGCCCAACAATGGCAGAACCAAAGGATAGATTGCCCAAGATGAAAAGACTCTCTTTCGCACTGATAATGCTCGCGTTTTGCTGCACCGTGACGGTCGCGCAGGAATTCGAGATCAAAAAGTACGACGTCAACGCCAAGGTCAACGTCGAAACGCGCAGCTTGGAAATGACCGCCAAGTTGCGGCTGGTCAATCTCTCGCCACCCGATTTGGCTGACAAGATTCTGCTCTCGACCGACAACAAGCCGCGCATGTCGTTTTACCTAAACGAAAAAGCCAAGCTCGGCACGCTGACGGTCAATGGCGCTGCTGTCACGCCCAAGACGACCGAAGACACGCGCAACCGTTTGCTGCGTGTTTCGACCGAGATGACCGCGACGCTGGCTGCGGCGCGCGAATTCGATGTTGAATTCGTTTACACCTTGCCCTCGCCGGAACGCAATTCTTCGCTGCACGTTTCGGCCAACGAATCGTTTGCGCTGCCGCCCGGTTTCTGGGTACCGGTTGTGCATACGCCTTATGCTGAACACAGCGCCGACACGGGGCCACTGACGTTGACCGTCACGGTGCCCGGCAATCTCAAAGTCGTCTCGAATGGTATTCGCAAAAGCGACACAGTGTTTGAACAGCCGCTGGCGGCGCAGCCCTTTTTTGTCGCGGGCGATTACGAAATGACGGCGCGCGGCGGCGACAGCTTACCCGTTGAAGTTTATGCGCCGCGCGGTTTGAACGCCGCCGGCAAAGCCCAAGCGCAACGGCTGGCCGCCGAGGCCGAAAAGATGCTGGCGTTTTACGCCAGGTTCTTTGGCGTCCCGGCCAACGGCCCCTTCCGCATCATTTCGACCGAAGCGCGCCAACTCGGCTCGACTTCGACCGAAGAGCTTTCGCAAGCCCGCGACAGCGCTTTCTCAACCGTGGGCGCGGTGCTGCTGGATGACAGCGTCTTTCGCCGCGATGCGCTCGACCTGGGCACGATTGAGTTTCTCGCGCAAGCCGCCGCGCGTTCGTGGATTGACGGCCAGGTGCTCTTGCGGGGACGCGGCGCAGGGCTGCTGCGCGATGCCTTGCCGATTTATCTGACGGCGCAATATCTGGGCGAACGCTTTGGCGCGGCCCAACGCGAAAGCGCCTATGATCGTTATCGCCGCGCCTATATCACCGTCGCCCGTTCGGACGCGCCTTTGCTGACACAGAGCGTGTTGGATCGCAGCTACACCACCGTCGTTTATAACAAAGGCGCGCTGGTCTGGCGCACGCTGGAACTGTTGCTGGGCCGTTCGTCGTTCGAGAACCTGCTGCGCGCCGCGCTCAATCGCCAGCGCGTAGACATTCTCTCGCTGGCGGGTTTCTTCGATACGCAAACCACGCGGCGGCCACCGCATCCGCTCTGCAATCTGTCGCGCTGTGCCGATGTGCGCATGCTGCTGCTCAACGCGGGCGCCAACAAACAGGTGGTCAGCGATTTCTTCACGAACTGGATTGAGAATGCCGTGCTGCCTGATTTCGTCGTCGGCCAGCCGCAACCGACCGCTGCGGGCGTCGAATCCACCATCGCCAATTTTGGCAACGGTGATTTCACCATCGAAATCGTCGCGACCACCGACAAAAATGAAACGTTGCGCCAGCAGGTGGCGCTCAAAGCAGGCGAATACAGTACCGTCACCTTCCCCACCGGCACGGTGATCAAAACTATCGAAGCCGACCCGAACAAACTTTACGTGCAAAAGGATTACACCAACGACGTGTTTCCGCGCCGTGCCAATGCGGCGGAGGCTTTCGGCTTAGCCAACACGGCATTCGGCAAAAACGATTTCGCCACGGCTGAAGCCAAAGCGCGCGAGGCGCTCGTCAACGAGCCGAATCAACCGACGCTGCAAGCCTTCCTGGGCCGCGTGCTGCTGGCCCAAAACAAAGGGGCCGAAGCGAAGCAGGTGTTTGAAGCCATCCTCAAAAGCGACACCTTGCCGATTCAGGCTTACACCTACGCGCACTTTGGGCTGGGCGACTTGGCGCTGCAACAGAGCAACTTTACTGAGGCCGCAGCGCAGTATCGCGCCGCCGCCGCCGCCGAACTCGATCCGGGCACCACGCTCAGCGCCCGCGAAGGCGCGCTCAAAGCCGAACGCGGCGGCAATGCGGTGAAGCTGCCCGAAGAAGTGCGCGCCTTTCTGAAAAATCTCGATTCTGTGGTGGTCAGCGGCACATCCGACCAAGTCGGCGCCCTGCTCGACCTCGGCAATTTGAAAGGCTTCTCGCAACGGCTGGTGTTGCGCAAACCGACCGTCTGGACGACCGAAGCGCTGCGCAGCGAAGAGTGGGACGCCAATCGCCTGGCGGTGGACGTGCTGTTGAAAATCAGAATCGAGGGCAAAGATTACGCCGGGCGCGCCGTTTACGTGCTCAATCGCGCCAGCGGCAAACTACTGCTCAGCGAAGTGCCGATCTTTGATGTGAAGGTCACCGGGGGCACGCAATGATTATTTTGGGCTATCCTGCGTTTTAGCGATGGCTGAATCGTCCAAAAATCTACTGCTCAAATGGCTATTCACGTTGGTGGCAATTCCGCTGTTTTGGCTGTTACTGTTTACCTCATTTAGAGAATCGGCAATGGCAATCTGGCTCATAGGAATGGCTTTCTATATTCCATTAGCGCTTTACGTTGGTGGCAAAATCACGCTTCAACATGGGCCACTTTCAGCACAAGCAGACCGCCTTCGTTATTGGGTCGTCATATTGGGCAAAATCGAATGGGGTCTATTTACCTTATTGGCCTATTTTCTATTCTACCTGCTTCTCTTTAATCGCGAGGCCTTCTGGGCAGATTAACAATCGAAGCTCAACATCACCCTGAGAAAAGAGCAACATTGACTGTTCCTTTATGCCGCTTCCTCTGACTGAAATCGAAGCACGGGCACGCCACATTCGTTTGCTGCTGCTGGATTGTGATGGCGTGCTGACGGATGGCAGCGTCATTTATTCAGTAACCGACGGCCACGCGGCGGAAACGACCAAGGTCTTCCACATTCACGATGGCCAAGGTTTGCGGCTGGCCCGGCAAGCCGGCTTGAAACTCGGCCTCATCAGCGGGCGCGCGTCGCGGGCGCTTGAGACACGCGCGCGCGAATTGGCTTTCGACTATCTCTATCAAAACGTCGCCGACAAATTCAGCGTTTACGAACAACTACGCCAGGCCGAACAACTCACCGATGAACAGATCGCTTATATCGGAGACGACTTGCCCGATCTCGCGCCGCTGTTGCGCGCCGGGTTGGGCATTGCCGTAGCCGATGCCGTGCCCGATGTCTTGCAACGCGCGCACTATGTCACCGCCAAGCCCGGCGGACGCGGCGCCGTGCGCGAAGCCGTCGAATTGATTCTCAAGGCACAGAATCGCTGGGATGCCGCTGTACACGGCTTCCTGCCAACCTAGATCGGTTTTCACTTC from the Acidobacteriota bacterium genome contains:
- a CDS encoding HAD hydrolase family protein, which gives rise to MPLPLTEIEARARHIRLLLLDCDGVLTDGSVIYSVTDGHAAETTKVFHIHDGQGLRLARQAGLKLGLISGRASRALETRARELAFDYLYQNVADKFSVYEQLRQAEQLTDEQIAYIGDDLPDLAPLLRAGLGIAVADAVPDVLQRAHYVTAKPGGRGAVREAVELILKAQNRWDAAVHGFLPT
- a CDS encoding SBBP repeat-containing protein, which translates into the protein MPFQRAFSRPFAWFSLFVVCAVISQPSALRLRKAVFAAPPPITANTLDRQHPPASKLYQWPLSFEENRGQTDPRVRFLARGPGAMFFLAADEAVLRVVNGQQNKAANVPATLRWRLRHANPSARISGLNATGGQTSYFNGHDPSQWRTGLRHFSRVKYEAVYPGIDLVYYGQQQQLEYDFVVASGANPRQIRLAFDGIRRLRIDRQGNLSLRTRAGTVQMRAPAVYQPTAKGQRRVRARYQLFGKRQVGFAFGKYDRRLPLVIDPVLIYATPLGGNFGAAGYALALDAQGSAYVAGATSSTEFPYPNSLPSARGALGDVFVAKLNPAGNALVFAAIIGGSDVEHANGLALDAQNNVYLTGRTFSPDYPRTPGALKTTLSGDYSAFVTKLNASGNALLYSTYLGGNNNSTGWGIATDAQGRAFVAGSTDASEAPLASDVTVRGGQPFFSSGNGGGNWTPGGGTLTPGSVNTLAVAPDTGQTIYADTSAGLFKSLDGGATWRQLAPQLRDLRFLFYRALAVDPFNAETVYASGGLGVYKSLDGGEHFALKTIGLVGPNNSFVGAYYTLAVARSDAQTLYLGTSQGVFRSVDGGEFWTPANNGMLVANRPLNVVALALDPTDAQTVYAGSSYGVFKTTDGGASWRQLLTGGNRVLAIHPQAPLTIYADLLTASNAPPQLLKSTDGGLTWARSDTGLERLNGNQLSSPSLRALAIDPNNPNTLYAGTDGFGIFKSSDGGANWSLSANGLTTQTIRTLAVAQQPARVYAGADAGTDAFVAKLKLDGTGLDYFKVLAGAESDTANDVQTDASGNAWLVGTTNSSNFPTLNALHPQKAAGDDVFISKLDATGNLAFSTFLGGQGNDDGAALALDADGNVYLTGTTNSTDFPASRTLRPANAPLTTDAFAAKLKADGSALDYAVYLGGSRTDTAADIAVDAQGQAFVIGTTDSADFPVRGAISERLNLGNNTVRTDAFVTRLNRTGTAFLYSTYLGGVFTDTGAAIAVDALGQAYVTGRATVFPYVNPIFQAQSTDAFVAKLALAPELAITLTAASNPVTFGNNLSYTLTVTNNGDNKGTGVSATFTPPAGAQPVSAAASQGMCSNTANDMLNCTLGELNPEAQAAITIIVKPPAVRTVTASASVRANEPEANLLNNNASASSEVDFVELSLQNSLLYNLAAPGSRLTYVLRVTNNSGSTASNVVITDTLPLQLTFASCRSLDGGVCGGTGNTRMITFPTLPVGESRTAFITATVNSNVPSGTVINNPANVAATLIDAAPGNNTASAGSTVAATLLSLKNNGKFAYTENSQILTTPPGGGEYTPIQFGSAPLWSPDGTQLLFQYGGGWAIANADGTGARRLLAASSSSQSPTWSPGGQWLAFPRNSDLFVVNQEGANETLLLPGIGALAHLTWSPDGSSFAFVQAGDLYTINIDGSGRQQLTNWPGEESAPRWSPDGRQLLFVGLPPGSSFYTLYRINADGSDPQRMVNGGTYFATPVWSPDGTQIAFVAAELPGGTSTPQLYRMNLDGTGLVNLTLFRAASSCDWQPLPANTPLTPGPLPQTYTISGRLTTNTANAEPVNALVRLTGTRDGTVTTESDGSFTLGNLPAGGHYTVTPASRGITYAFNPIARSFENLRQHAVADFRAARDTYSISGLITDTAATPLAGVAVTLTASPLFTTFATTTTNAEGRYTFAGLPGGEGYIVTPTATFIANFQPRIASIQPLNRNFTANFTGTRHQPFTIRGKIAEASGAPSAGVLVTLSGGSQPLTTTTDTQGNYAFANLVEAADYTLTPQKAGLRFAPVSRALNQPRSDRNVNFTAGAGVLTAISAASYQTMLGQDSIIAAFGTGLATALQTATTTPLPMSLAGVTLTVQDNEGVERPAPLFFVAPTQLNFLLPAGTSVGTASFTVTQNQRIVAAGTALIRRNAPGFFAANASGGGVAAALLARLTVTGQLQYDPVARFDPQLNRFVPIPIDISQPFAPELVLFGTGFRYARDTGATPPDFSLKIGGTAAQATFVGAQGSLAGLDQLNLALPLNLAGRGVVDVVLTVEGRVANTVQIAIK
- a CDS encoding tetratricopeptide repeat protein, with translation MKRLSFALIMLAFCCTVTVAQEFEIKKYDVNAKVNVETRSLEMTAKLRLVNLSPPDLADKILLSTDNKPRMSFYLNEKAKLGTLTVNGAAVTPKTTEDTRNRLLRVSTEMTATLAAAREFDVEFVYTLPSPERNSSLHVSANESFALPPGFWVPVVHTPYAEHSADTGPLTLTVTVPGNLKVVSNGIRKSDTVFEQPLAAQPFFVAGDYEMTARGGDSLPVEVYAPRGLNAAGKAQAQRLAAEAEKMLAFYARFFGVPANGPFRIISTEARQLGSTSTEELSQARDSAFSTVGAVLLDDSVFRRDALDLGTIEFLAQAAARSWIDGQVLLRGRGAGLLRDALPIYLTAQYLGERFGAAQRESAYDRYRRAYITVARSDAPLLTQSVLDRSYTTVVYNKGALVWRTLELLLGRSSFENLLRAALNRQRVDILSLAGFFDTQTTRRPPHPLCNLSRCADVRMLLLNAGANKQVVSDFFTNWIENAVLPDFVVGQPQPTAAGVESTIANFGNGDFTIEIVATTDKNETLRQQVALKAGEYSTVTFPTGTVIKTIEADPNKLYVQKDYTNDVFPRRANAAEAFGLANTAFGKNDFATAEAKAREALVNEPNQPTLQAFLGRVLLAQNKGAEAKQVFEAILKSDTLPIQAYTYAHFGLGDLALQQSNFTEAAAQYRAAAAAELDPGTTLSAREGALKAERGGNAVKLPEEVRAFLKNLDSVVVSGTSDQVGALLDLGNLKGFSQRLVLRKPTVWTTEALRSEEWDANRLAVDVLLKIRIEGKDYAGRAVYVLNRASGKLLLSEVPIFDVKVTGGTQ
- the kdsA gene encoding 3-deoxy-8-phosphooctulonate synthase, with amino-acid sequence MDNVYQRLKQTPEQLFLLAGPCVIESESHALKMAAAINDIAQRLNIPYVFKASYDKANRTSGAAFRGLGLDEGLRILQKIKREIGVPVLTDVHESAQVPAVAEVADILQIPAFLCRQTDLLSAAANSGRIVNVKKGQFLSPWEMKNIVEKLEAHNCREIMLTERGSSFGYNNLVVDMRGLPVMRGFGYPVVYDATHSLQLPGGAGAATGGLREYIPHLARAAVACGVDGLFMEVHDQPERALSDAATQFPLDKLQPLLEKLLKLHALARS